In one Alnus glutinosa chromosome 12, dhAlnGlut1.1, whole genome shotgun sequence genomic region, the following are encoded:
- the LOC133852560 gene encoding photosystem II CP47 reaction center protein yields the protein TGKPSLDLPKIFGIHLFLSGLACFGFGAFHVTGLYGPGIWVSDPYGLTGRVQSVNPAWGVEGFDPFVPEGIASHHIAVGTLGILAGLFHLSVCPPQRLYKGLRMGNIETVLSSSIAAVFFAAFVVAGTMWYGSATTPIELFGPTRYQWDQGYFQQEIYRRVGAGLAENQSLSEAWSKIPEKLSFYDYIGNNPAKGGLFRAGSMDNGDGIAVGWLTLTS from the coding sequence acGGGAAAACCTTCTTTGGATTTACCTAAGATTTTTGgaattcatttatttctttcaggACTGGCTTGTTTTGGGTTTGGCGCATTTCATGTAACGGGGTTGTATGGTCCTGGAATATGGGTGTCCGATCCTTATGGACTAACCGGAAGGGTACAATCTGTAAATCCAGCGTGGGGTGTGGAAGGTTTTGATCCTTTTGTTCCGGAAGGAATAGCCTCTCATCATATTGCAGTAGGGACATTGGGCATATTAGCAGGTCTATTCCATCTTAGTGTCTGTCCGCCCCAACGTCTATACAAAGGATTACGTATGGGAAATATTGAAACCGTCCTTTCCAGTAGTATCGCTGCTGTTTTTTTTGCCGCTTTTGTTGTTGCTGGAACTATGTGGTATGGTTCAGCAACTACCCCGATTGAATTATTTGGTCCCACTCGTTATCAATGGGATCAGGGATACTTCCAGCAAGAAATATATCGACGAGTTGGTGCTGGGCTAGCCGAAAATCAAAGTTTATCAGAAGCTTGGTCTAAAATTCCtgaaaaattatctttttatgATTACATCGGCAATAATCCGGCAAAGGGGGGATTATTCAGAGCGGGCTCAATGGACAACGGGGATGGAATAGCTGTTGGGTGGTTAAcacttacaagctag